Genomic window (Pelagicoccus sp. SDUM812003):
CTTACGCCTCGACCCTTCCCTATTTGCATCGCCACTCGAAAAGAAAAAGGCGACCCTAAGGGCCGCCTTCCTCCTTTTCCTATTCCTTCCTGGCCTCATTGCTGAGGCTTTAGATCCAAAATGTAAGGAGCCTCCCTGGTCACGACGAACTCGCCTTTATTCCCGCAGGTCTCGAACGCGACCAGCTTCCTCGTTTCGGAATAGTCCGCGACCTCGAGAACGACGAAACGCGGGCCGCAGGACTTGGCGACCTGAAGCATCAGCTCGCAAGTTTCAGCCGAATCGCTTGCCAAAGAGGGCGCGATGGGGGCAGAGTCCCTGAATCTTTGACATCAAACCAAACAGGAGCGACCTAATAACTGTTGGTACGAAACGTCTGCTGTTCTCAGGCATCGCGACGCCGCTATTTCCATAGCTTCGTAAGAGGGCCGTCCTCTCCAAAAACGGGGTCGGCGCTGGGTAGCGGCACTTGCTTGATATTCTCGTCGGCTTGCGGACGATCGCCCTTTCGGCCACGAAGCACGTCGGCGTCCTGGCCTTTTGGATACCCGCCAACGACATGGAAATCCGGACTCGAACCGAGGTTTTGGTGGCCCACGCCGGCCGGGATAACCACCACGTCCCCAGCTTGCACTTCGACGGTTTTCCCCTCCGTGTGCCCGAGTCGGATTGACGCCCGCCCTGCGTAGATGCCAAGGACTTCGTGCGCCGTGCTGTGGTAGTGGGGAAACTCGTACACTCCGTAGCGCCACGCTGCTCGCCAACCGTTGCGAACGTACATCGCCTCGACTTCCTCAGGATCCCGTGAACCGGCCCCTCGGTAAAGGAGTAGCGGCAAAGTCGGGTTGTTCGGGATAGCGCCTGAGTCGCCAAACAAGTGTGTTTCCGGCTCAATCACGCAACCCATCTTCCACGTTGCCCAATCGACGGCAAGAAGAGAACGAGAAGGGCTTTATCGGGACAGGTATTAGATCTTTCATCTTTGGTAGTCACTGAAGAGCGCAATGCAGACGACCACAACGCTTGAGGGCATCCTGATCAGGCCTACGCAGTGGAAATGGAGAAATGGAGGGGCTGCCTGAAGGCTCGTATCCAGTGGCTTTGCCGGAAGCGATTGGTTTGGCGTCGGGAAGCGGAACAGTGAAAGAGCTGGCGTGATCGAGCGGTATCGGTCACTGATTGAAGCCTTATGCTGCCCCATCACCGTGACGCGATTCAGGCTTTCCTCGCTCGCTACGAGGAAAAGGCTGAGTTCATCGGCATCTTGCTCGCTGGGTCATTGGCTCACGGATACGCCCAGGAACATTCGGATATTGATATCATTCTCATCGCCGACGAAGCCGCGTTCCGCAAACACGCCGTGGACAACAAGCTGGCGTTCAGCATCAAGGACGTTTGCCGGTATCCGCAGGGCTACGTCGACTGCAAGGTTGTTTCTCTCGCTTCCCTAAAGGATATCGCTGAACGGGGCAGCGACGCCGCTCGCTTTGCCTTCAAGGACGCCCGCATCCTTCGCTCGAGCGCCCCGTCGCTCCCCTCGCTGATCGAGGCCGTCTGTCGTTTCCCGATCGAAGCGATCGAGGAACGTCAGCACCGGTTTGCAAGCCAACTGCTCGCGTGGAAATGGTACCTCAGGCAAGCGGAGGAAAAAGGCAGCAGCTACTTGCGCCACCTCGCCTGTCAGAAGGTTGCGCTTTTTAGCTGCCGTCTCATTCTGAACCGAAACCAACGGCTGTTCCCGTATCACAAATGGCTGTTGCAGGAAACGAAAC
Coding sequences:
- a CDS encoding cupin domain-containing protein, encoding MYVRNGWRAAWRYGVYEFPHYHSTAHEVLGIYAGRASIRLGHTEGKTVEVQAGDVVVIPAGVGHQNLGSSPDFHVVGGYPKGQDADVLRGRKGDRPQADENIKQVPLPSADPVFGEDGPLTKLWK
- a CDS encoding nucleotidyltransferase domain-containing protein, which encodes MLPHHRDAIQAFLARYEEKAEFIGILLAGSLAHGYAQEHSDIDIILIADEAAFRKHAVDNKLAFSIKDVCRYPQGYVDCKVVSLASLKDIAERGSDAARFAFKDARILRSSAPSLPSLIEAVCRFPIEAIEERQHRFASQLLAWKWYLRQAEEKGSSYLRHLACQKVALFSCRLILNRNQRLFPYHKWLLQETKRAEAQPPGFQDQLAAFLENPTFDQAQVITDQLLAFLGNTESEIDWPNQFMTDSELNWKDAPPPIDDL